GTGCCGGCTTTAGCTTGCTCGAGCGCCCCGACGCCGATGTCGGTCGCCACGATCTGCACCTGAGATTGCTGCGACCAGTTGGGCAGGCAGTCGGCAATGCAGCAGGCAATCGTCGCGGCTTCGTCGCCCGTGCTGGCGGCGGCCGACCAGACGCGGAGCCGGCGCTTGGTGGCCCCCTGCGTGCGATGGTGCTCAGGCAGAAACGTGTTGCGGAACCAGCCCCAATGGACCTCGTCGCGGAACAGATAGGTCTCGTGGGTGGTGATTTCCTGCAGGAACGCGTCCCATTCCGGATCGAGCGGGTTAAGCCGCTGCAAGTGCAGGAAGTAGGCGCCAAAATCAGGCACGCCGGTGGCCCGCAGCCGCCGGCGCACGCGGTTAGACAGCAGGATCTTTTTCTGCGGCGAGATGCGGATGCCGGTCTGCTTGTAGATCAACTCGGCATACTTCGCCATCAACTCGTCGGCGACGAGTTCATGCTGGCCGGTGCCGACCGCGGTCGGAACTGCGGCAGCTGCGGATAAGGGGTTGGTCGGCGTAAGCATCGGCATATTCCGAGGGGGGGTTATGCCCACTGAG
This portion of the Pirellulales bacterium genome encodes:
- a CDS encoding protein-glutamate O-methyltransferase CheR, giving the protein MLTPTNPLSAAAAVPTAVGTGQHELVADELMAKYAELIYKQTGIRISPQKKILLSNRVRRRLRATGVPDFGAYFLHLQRLNPLDPEWDAFLQEITTHETYLFRDEVHWGWFRNTFLPEHHRTQGATKRRLRVWSAAASTGDEAATIACCIADCLPNWSQQSQVQIVATDIGVGALEQAKAGTFNERAMRLVPDDYKQKFFTKAIGANIWQLKPALLSKIQFKQHNLMDPLRVEPFDVVFVKNVLIYFDTESKKKVLGHIKQIMQPQGYLVAGAAEGISDLVRDLRRVQPWLFQRPDRDTRSA